The Methylobacterium sp. PvR107 genome contains a region encoding:
- a CDS encoding ABC transporter ATP-binding protein/permease gives MESDPLVLTWRAARRLHVTAVSLAVGIGAPLCALALLCLRDLIAVLPRDEAPVLPFLRLAVALPGRELVLAPGFPMRPPELELAAFLCIAVCAVVLAVLGWGVARLCFKAQNRASDAVREGVLQAILDAPAGARDEARNLARIVGEVLARADRLLAAGIVMPAMTLAALVLALGFACLAAPRLIPAAVVGLGAVSLAYGLVLERVRDRQELRLRTSARAEENLNDLVRRLPAVRSHGAAALERTRIAARVTAMRTTVARSEARLAYARAPALALAVILPAIAAGTALWRSGQAGPQAPPVDPAALLAAVGAFGLAGWLAATCARLWTVRKAVRPRFRDLARIIASLEGRRMRAGRTDDAPSLPRSGILATQGVGAFDPATGERLTGVDVAVAMPGHVAITGSRGSGARALAAVLAGQVEPTAGAVTYAGTDLRAFDAAERARRIAFAAGEAILMAGSLRQNLLYGADPASAPDDIALIGISRLTGLDGFVYARGLTGRLDPATQPRLAAAIVTARRTMRQALAAKGAERLVEPFDPDRYNHQASIGENILFGEPVGGAFAPLRFARHPYLRAVLEAEGLVRPLTEIGLSVARSTVEIFADLPNDHPLFDAYSLFQASERGYFEDLVVRLPNAAALRRGPAGQRDRIRLIGLALRYSETRHRFGLIDADFEARLVQARRSFARMLPPHLAGAVEFHDPSRVNPAASLEENLLFGRISLGEANAEPRVRELVRRVLAEEGLEASVYGLGLDSKVEIQPSTGALADGAINARERVAIELTRCLAREPDILVVAIAADERKAEGLRDRLARLRHARVGRGLIVCLPETGVPEGAEPFDAVIVVENSAVVAPVPVALEREPAPA, from the coding sequence ATGGAATCCGATCCCCTCGTCCTGACTTGGCGCGCTGCGCGGCGTCTGCACGTCACTGCGGTTTCCCTCGCGGTCGGGATCGGCGCGCCGCTCTGCGCCCTCGCCCTGCTGTGCCTGCGCGACCTGATCGCCGTGCTGCCGCGCGACGAGGCGCCGGTCCTGCCTTTCCTGCGCCTCGCCGTGGCGCTGCCGGGCCGCGAGCTCGTGCTGGCACCCGGCTTTCCGATGCGGCCGCCGGAGCTCGAACTCGCGGCCTTCCTGTGCATCGCCGTCTGCGCCGTGGTCCTGGCTGTCCTCGGCTGGGGCGTAGCGCGCCTGTGCTTCAAGGCTCAGAACCGGGCGTCCGATGCGGTCCGCGAGGGAGTCCTGCAGGCAATCCTAGATGCGCCGGCCGGTGCCCGGGACGAGGCGCGCAACCTCGCCCGGATCGTCGGCGAGGTCCTGGCGCGGGCGGACCGGCTGCTCGCCGCAGGCATCGTGATGCCGGCGATGACGCTGGCCGCCCTGGTTCTGGCGCTGGGCTTCGCGTGCCTCGCCGCACCCCGGCTCATCCCGGCTGCCGTGGTGGGCCTCGGGGCCGTCAGTCTCGCCTACGGGCTGGTGCTGGAGCGGGTCCGGGACCGACAGGAATTGCGCCTGCGCACGAGCGCACGGGCGGAGGAGAACCTCAACGACCTCGTGCGGCGGCTCCCGGCCGTGCGCAGCCACGGGGCGGCGGCCCTGGAGCGGACGCGCATCGCGGCCCGGGTCACCGCGATGCGCACCACCGTGGCGCGCTCCGAAGCGCGGCTGGCCTATGCGCGGGCGCCGGCGCTCGCCCTGGCGGTGATCCTGCCGGCGATCGCGGCCGGCACGGCCCTGTGGCGCTCAGGACAGGCGGGACCGCAGGCTCCGCCGGTGGATCCGGCCGCCCTCCTGGCCGCGGTCGGCGCCTTCGGTCTCGCAGGCTGGCTCGCCGCAACCTGCGCGCGTCTCTGGACCGTACGCAAGGCCGTCCGCCCGCGATTCCGCGACCTCGCCCGCATCATCGCGTCCCTCGAGGGACGCAGGATGCGGGCGGGCCGGACCGACGACGCGCCGTCGCTGCCCCGATCCGGGATCCTCGCGACCCAGGGCGTGGGTGCCTTCGATCCGGCGACGGGCGAGCGCCTGACCGGTGTCGATGTGGCCGTGGCCATGCCGGGACATGTGGCGATCACCGGTAGCCGCGGCAGCGGCGCCCGGGCCCTGGCGGCGGTGCTGGCGGGACAGGTCGAGCCGACCGCGGGCGCCGTCACCTATGCGGGGACGGACCTGCGCGCCTTCGACGCCGCGGAACGCGCCCGCCGCATCGCCTTCGCGGCCGGGGAGGCGATCCTGATGGCAGGCTCCCTGCGACAGAACCTGCTCTACGGCGCCGACCCGGCGAGCGCCCCGGACGACATCGCGCTGATCGGGATCAGCCGGCTCACGGGCCTCGACGGCTTCGTCTACGCCCGCGGCCTGACCGGCCGCCTCGATCCGGCGACCCAGCCGCGGCTCGCGGCCGCGATCGTCACCGCCCGCCGGACCATGCGGCAGGCGCTCGCCGCCAAGGGGGCCGAGCGCCTCGTCGAACCGTTCGACCCCGACCGCTACAACCATCAGGCGAGCATCGGCGAGAACATCCTGTTCGGCGAGCCGGTGGGCGGCGCCTTCGCGCCGCTGCGCTTCGCCCGCCATCCCTATCTCCGGGCGGTGCTGGAGGCCGAGGGACTTGTGCGCCCACTCACCGAGATCGGCCTGTCGGTGGCCCGGAGCACGGTGGAGATCTTCGCCGACCTGCCCAACGATCACCCGCTGTTCGACGCCTACTCGCTGTTCCAGGCCTCGGAGCGCGGCTATTTCGAGGATCTCGTGGTGCGGCTGCCCAACGCCGCGGCCCTCCGTCGGGGGCCCGCAGGCCAGCGCGACCGCATCCGCCTGATCGGCCTCGCGCTGCGCTACAGCGAGACGCGCCACCGCTTCGGCCTGATCGACGCGGACTTCGAGGCACGGCTGGTCCAGGCGCGACGCTCCTTCGCCCGGATGCTGCCGCCCCATCTCGCGGGCGCCGTGGAGTTTCACGATCCGTCCCGGGTCAATCCCGCCGCCAGCCTGGAGGAGAATCTGCTGTTCGGTCGGATCAGCCTCGGCGAGGCCAATGCCGAGCCGCGGGTGCGGGAACTCGTGCGCCGGGTGCTCGCCGAGGAGGGGCTCGAGGCCTCGGTCTACGGGCTCGGCCTGGACAGCAAGGTCGAGATCCAGCCCAGCACCGGCGCGTTGGCGGACGGCGCGATCAATGCCCGTGAGCGGGTGGCGATCGAGCTGACCCGCTGCCTCGCGCGCGAGCCCGACATCCTGGTCGTCGCGATCGCTGCCGACGAGCGCAAGGCCGAGGGCCTGCGCGACCGTCTGGCCCGGCTGCGGCACGCCCGGGTCGGGCGCGGCCTCATCGTCTGCCTGCCCGAGACCGGCGTGCCCGAGGGCGCCGAGCCGTTCGACGCGGTGATCGTCGTGGAGAACAGCGCGGTGGTCGCACCCGTGCCGGTGGCCCTCGAACGGGAGCCGGCCCCGGCCTGA
- a CDS encoding cytochrome c3 family protein: MAQLFTPGADALYRLALMTGVACLVGVPVLAAGIVRSNYVTGVGVAPAQPLPFSHKHHSGELGIQCRYCHTTVDREATAGIPPTHTCMTCHSQIWTGSEMLKPVRDSYAQDKPLEWKRLNKLPQYVYYNHSVHVTKGIGCSTCHGDVTSMQMTYRANAFEMQFCLDCHRAPEKYVRTPDQVWNMTWTPPADQATLGPKLVAQYHIRGGERLTECGICHR; the protein is encoded by the coding sequence ATGGCGCAGCTGTTCACCCCCGGCGCCGACGCGCTCTACCGCCTCGCCCTGATGACCGGCGTGGCCTGCCTGGTGGGCGTCCCGGTCCTGGCGGCCGGGATCGTGCGCTCGAACTACGTGACGGGCGTCGGGGTCGCGCCGGCCCAGCCGCTGCCGTTCAGCCACAAGCACCATTCCGGCGAGCTCGGCATCCAGTGCCGCTACTGCCACACCACGGTCGACCGGGAGGCCACCGCCGGCATCCCGCCGACCCACACCTGCATGACCTGCCACTCGCAGATCTGGACCGGCTCCGAGATGCTCAAGCCGGTGCGCGACAGCTACGCGCAGGACAAGCCGCTGGAATGGAAGCGGCTGAACAAGCTGCCGCAATACGTCTACTACAACCACTCCGTCCACGTGACGAAGGGGATCGGCTGCTCGACCTGCCACGGCGACGTCACCTCGATGCAGATGACCTACCGGGCCAACGCCTTCGAGATGCAGTTCTGCCTCGACTGCCACCGGGCGCCGGAGAAGTACGTCCGCACGCCGGATCAGGTCTGGAACATGACCTGGACGCCGCCGGCCGACCAGGCGACCCTGGGCCCGAAGCTCGTGGCCCAGTACCATATCCGCGGCGGGGAGCGGCTGACCGAATGCGGGATCTGCCACCGATGA